A single genomic interval of Adhaeribacter pallidiroseus harbors:
- the ribH gene encoding 6,7-dimethyl-8-ribityllumazine synthase, whose amino-acid sequence MASALKNLSDYNSDNLIDISEKKFGLVVAEWNKAITDTLCKGAYDTLIKHGAMPENIIRNTVSGSFELSFGAQLLAQSDEIDVVICLGVVIKGETKHDDYICHAVAQGITQVSLKYNKPVIFGLVTTNDEQQAWDRAGGKHGNKGIEAAATAIHMLGICE is encoded by the coding sequence ATGGCTAGCGCTCTTAAAAACCTAAGCGATTATAATTCTGATAATTTAATTGATATTTCTGAAAAAAAATTCGGGTTAGTAGTAGCCGAATGGAATAAAGCCATAACCGATACTTTATGTAAAGGGGCTTATGATACCCTAATAAAGCACGGTGCGATGCCAGAAAACATAATCCGGAATACCGTTTCGGGTAGCTTTGAACTAAGTTTCGGAGCGCAGTTACTGGCACAAAGTGACGAAATAGATGTTGTTATTTGCTTAGGCGTAGTAATTAAAGGGGAAACTAAGCACGATGATTATATATGCCACGCGGTAGCCCAAGGAATTACCCAAGTGAGCTTAAAATATAACAAACCCGTAATTTTTGGTTTAGTTACTACCAACGATGAACAACAAGCTTGGGATAGAGCCGGAGGAAAGCATGGTAATAAAGGCATTGAAGCTGCTGCCACCGCTATCCATATGCTGGGTATTTGCGAGTAA
- a CDS encoding hemolysin family protein has protein sequence MGQTQAIFVIIFSLLISGLFSGIQMAYLTASRLHLELQEKQNSLAGRIIAHFLKRPSKLTATLLIGQTLALVLFGVTLAFILHQSLEPHWPVFPFSEFLLILAEILIAALLALVLAEFLPRSLFLINANQMLQVFAVPMLVLYYILYPVVFVIISITRFITVKILKLEFSEQQPVFGLTDVEHYVKKQLYQPDQPEITAKVDSKIFHNALEFRTVKVKECMIPRIEIEAVEITNSISDLRQVFMETGHSKILVYNQTIDNIVGYCHQLALFKKPIDITSITTPITVVPESMLASELFVKFVADHRSMALVVDEFGGTSGIVTIEDLIEEIFGEINDEYDDEAEALLEQYLPDENSYLFSARHEIDYLNEKYSLDLPEGDYETLGGFILSVHEDIPEPDEVILIPPYVVTILSMAENRIDTVQLGLPASPTLATDTEDAV, from the coding sequence ATGGGCCAAACACAGGCTATTTTTGTAATTATCTTTTCGTTATTAATATCCGGCTTATTTTCAGGCATTCAAATGGCTTACCTGACTGCGAGCCGGTTGCACCTGGAGCTCCAAGAAAAACAGAATTCGTTAGCGGGTCGAATTATTGCGCATTTTCTTAAAAGACCTTCTAAACTAACGGCTACTTTACTTATAGGTCAGACTTTAGCGCTTGTATTATTTGGCGTAACACTGGCTTTTATCTTGCACCAATCACTGGAGCCCCATTGGCCCGTGTTTCCCTTCTCCGAGTTTTTATTAATTCTAGCCGAAATTTTAATTGCGGCTTTACTGGCTTTAGTTCTTGCGGAATTTCTACCCCGAAGCTTATTTTTAATAAATGCCAATCAAATGTTGCAGGTATTTGCCGTGCCTATGCTGGTGTTGTATTATATATTATACCCGGTAGTTTTTGTAATTATCAGCATTACCCGGTTTATAACAGTAAAAATATTAAAGCTGGAGTTCTCCGAACAACAACCTGTTTTTGGATTAACCGACGTAGAGCATTACGTTAAAAAGCAATTATACCAACCCGACCAGCCCGAGATTACAGCCAAAGTAGATAGTAAAATATTTCATAATGCTTTAGAATTCCGGACGGTTAAGGTAAAAGAATGCATGATACCCCGGATTGAAATAGAGGCTGTAGAAATTACAAATAGTATTTCGGACTTGCGGCAAGTTTTTATGGAAACGGGACATTCCAAAATACTGGTTTACAATCAAACTATTGATAACATAGTCGGTTATTGCCACCAACTAGCCCTTTTTAAAAAACCAATTGACATTACTTCTATCACTACTCCGATCACGGTAGTTCCCGAAAGCATGCTGGCTAGCGAGTTATTTGTAAAGTTTGTGGCTGACCACCGGAGCATGGCCTTGGTGGTAGATGAGTTTGGCGGCACTTCTGGCATCGTAACCATAGAAGATCTAATTGAGGAGATATTTGGAGAAATTAATGACGAGTACGACGATGAGGCCGAAGCTTTGCTGGAACAGTACTTACCCGACGAAAACAGCTACTTATTCAGCGCCCGGCACGAAATTGACTATTTAAATGAAAAGTACAGTTTAGATTTACCCGAAGGAGATTATGAAACATTGGGCGGCTTTATACTTTCCGTACACGAAGATATTCCGGAGCCGGACGAAGTTATTTTGATTCCCCCCTATGTCGTTACAATTTTATCTATGGCTGAAAACCGGATTGATACGGTACAATTAGGTTTACCTGCTTCTCCCACTTTGGCCACTGATACCGAAGACGCTGTATGA
- a CDS encoding type III pantothenate kinase yields the protein MNQITIDIGNTRTKYAVFAGSKLIAADKLEKPKDLANIIAHYEIKKAIVSSVRHLDQELKQLSVLNRFIELTATTPIPVINKYGTPQTLGMDRLAAVVGACALYPNQNLLVIDAGTCITFDFIDRDQAYYGGSISPGLAMKFKAMHTFTGKLPLVEQTETDNISLIGRNTIECLQSGVFNGTVAEVDGLIVEYKKQFPDLKTLVCGGDAPFFEKNLKARIFAEPNLVLIGLNHILNYNV from the coding sequence ATGAATCAGATTACGATTGATATTGGCAATACGCGAACAAAATATGCCGTTTTTGCAGGATCAAAGTTGATTGCTGCTGATAAGTTAGAAAAACCGAAGGATTTAGCTAACATCATAGCTCATTATGAAATTAAGAAGGCCATAGTTTCATCGGTCCGTCATTTAGATCAAGAGTTAAAGCAGTTATCAGTTTTAAATAGATTTATAGAACTAACCGCTACAACGCCGATACCAGTTATAAATAAATATGGTACTCCGCAAACTTTAGGCATGGATCGGCTGGCCGCGGTAGTAGGTGCTTGTGCATTGTATCCAAATCAAAATTTGTTGGTAATAGATGCGGGCACTTGCATTACTTTCGATTTTATAGATCGCGATCAGGCTTATTATGGCGGCAGTATATCCCCTGGATTAGCTATGAAGTTTAAAGCTATGCACACTTTTACGGGCAAACTACCGTTAGTGGAACAAACTGAAACAGACAATATATCCTTGATTGGGCGTAATACCATAGAATGTTTACAAAGCGGAGTATTTAATGGTACGGTGGCAGAAGTAGATGGATTAATAGTAGAATACAAAAAACAATTTCCTGATTTAAAAACGTTAGTGTGCGGCGGAGATGCTCCCTTTTTTGAAAAGAACTTAAAAGCGCGCATCTTTGCCGAGCCTAATCTGGTTTTAATTGGGTTAAATCATATTTTAAATTACAATGTATAA
- a CDS encoding TraR/DksA family transcriptional regulator: protein MPEEPLRYSREDLNEFEQIIREKLTNAKREVAFIKETLSRRNDSGTDNTASSAKVLEDGADTAEKESLNQLASRQLKFIQQLENALIRIKNGSYGVCIASGKLIPKERLRAVPHTQHSIEAKLQRRD from the coding sequence ATGCCAGAAGAACCACTCCGCTATTCTAGGGAAGATCTGAATGAGTTTGAACAGATTATCCGGGAAAAATTAACCAATGCGAAAAGAGAAGTAGCTTTTATCAAGGAAACTTTAAGCCGCCGGAATGACAGCGGTACGGATAACACCGCTTCTTCGGCTAAAGTGCTCGAAGATGGGGCAGATACGGCGGAAAAAGAAAGCTTAAACCAGTTAGCTTCCCGTCAATTAAAGTTTATTCAGCAATTAGAAAATGCTTTAATCCGGATTAAAAATGGCAGTTATGGAGTTTGCATTGCTTCGGGCAAATTAATTCCAAAAGAGCGTTTGCGGGCCGTGCCGCATACCCAGCATTCTATAGAAGCTAAGTTACAGCGCAGAGATTAA
- the lptC gene encoding LPS export ABC transporter periplasmic protein LptC, translating to MCFFKNLVVISVAIILLVACNSAVDNPAPKIKYNGPIMQTGDVTTLYSDSALLKAKVQAKLEWRYENGNAQYPKGINVTMYDRNQQVSSTLRSNYAKYDKQRDSYFARGNVIVNNVAKGETMKTEELHWDRLKRQIHTDKFVSIQTKTDVVQGNGLISDDGFVHWKILNPTGSFIVEKPQ from the coding sequence ATGTGTTTTTTTAAAAATTTAGTTGTTATATCAGTTGCAATAATTTTGCTTGTTGCCTGTAATTCTGCAGTAGATAACCCAGCGCCCAAAATCAAGTACAACGGCCCTATAATGCAGACGGGGGACGTAACTACTTTGTACAGCGATTCTGCTTTGCTTAAAGCTAAAGTGCAAGCTAAATTAGAATGGCGCTATGAAAATGGCAATGCGCAATATCCTAAAGGTATTAACGTAACCATGTACGACCGCAACCAGCAAGTAAGCAGTACTTTACGGTCCAATTACGCCAAATACGATAAACAGCGGGATTCTTATTTTGCGCGGGGCAACGTAATCGTGAACAACGTAGCAAAAGGCGAAACCATGAAAACCGAAGAATTGCACTGGGATAGGCTCAAGCGCCAGATTCATACCGATAAATTTGTTAGTATTCAAACCAAAACCGATGTGGTGCAGGGTAACGGCTTGATTTCGGATGATGGCTTTGTGCATTGGAAAATTTTAAATCCGACGGGTAGTTTTATCGTAGAAAAACCACAATGA
- a CDS encoding peptidylprolyl isomerase, producing MSLINKIREKSGVAVGLIALAMVVFMVLGDLLGPNSRLFGSNNVVGEIAGKEITIEEFDQVLEGIKNNYASQTGKQPNENEMVSLREQAWNQLVVKVAYQKELDRLGISVSDEELIDMVQGNNIHPAIKQAFTNPQTQQFDRAMVKNYLRDQLPKAAPEQQAAWTNFESNLGPERSLTKYNNLIRLSNYVTTAEAKQYLEEQNAKANLKYLLVPFSSISDSTIKVSDDQLQAYFNKNKEKYKVEEGRSMEYITIPVSPSKEDSAATKQEFDDVVKQFATVENDSLFVSANSDVPFNGQFVNPGSVPEKLKGATLQKGAVFGPFLENGMYTIYKVTAVKDNGPASARASHILLRWDNETPAAKAAAKAKAQGVLNQIKAGADFALMARQFGTDGTASVGGDLGYFSAGAMVAPFEKAVFDAKTPGLLPNLVETQFGYHIVKVTATKTNRSYQIATVQRAITPSETTRDLAFKRADQIQGESKSAEDFRKNIAKDKTLTKAEAKSIKVSDRAVNTLANAREIVRWAFNDKTDVGTISPVFEVDDQSVVALLTGKNPKGYAAIKDIKAELTVAVRNEIKSKQITDKLKGMSGSLEQIAAKYGAGATVQSANDVTFAAGSINGLGTEPEIVGQAFGLKPGKRSAPIAGQSGVVLMEVTGINKTPGAQDIAAARKQLETNRGAQIEGGTYQYIREQANIKDERVKFF from the coding sequence ATGTCTTTAATTAATAAGATCAGAGAAAAATCAGGGGTAGCAGTTGGGTTAATTGCCCTGGCCATGGTAGTGTTCATGGTATTAGGCGACTTGTTAGGACCTAATTCCCGGTTATTTGGCAGCAACAACGTAGTTGGCGAAATTGCCGGCAAAGAAATAACCATTGAAGAATTTGACCAGGTATTGGAAGGAATTAAAAACAACTATGCCTCCCAAACCGGTAAACAACCTAACGAAAACGAAATGGTTTCGTTGCGGGAACAAGCCTGGAACCAATTAGTGGTAAAAGTGGCCTATCAAAAAGAGTTAGATCGCTTAGGAATTAGCGTTTCGGACGAAGAGCTGATTGACATGGTACAGGGAAACAATATTCACCCGGCCATTAAACAAGCTTTTACCAATCCGCAAACCCAACAGTTTGACCGGGCTATGGTAAAAAACTATTTAAGAGATCAGTTACCCAAAGCAGCTCCCGAGCAGCAGGCAGCCTGGACCAACTTTGAAAGTAACCTTGGCCCGGAACGTTCGCTTACCAAATACAACAATTTAATTCGGCTATCGAATTACGTAACTACCGCTGAGGCCAAACAATACTTAGAAGAACAAAACGCAAAAGCTAATTTAAAATATTTGCTGGTGCCCTTTTCTTCTATCAGCGATTCTACTATCAAAGTTTCGGATGATCAGTTACAAGCCTATTTTAACAAAAACAAAGAAAAATATAAAGTAGAAGAAGGCCGTTCTATGGAATACATCACTATTCCGGTAAGTCCTTCTAAAGAAGACAGCGCTGCTACCAAGCAAGAGTTCGACGATGTAGTAAAACAGTTTGCCACTGTAGAAAACGATTCACTTTTTGTAAGCGCTAATTCAGATGTGCCTTTTAACGGACAGTTTGTCAATCCGGGTTCCGTACCTGAAAAGCTGAAAGGAGCAACGTTACAAAAAGGCGCCGTATTCGGTCCGTTTTTAGAAAACGGCATGTATACTATTTACAAAGTTACCGCTGTAAAAGATAATGGTCCGGCTTCAGCTCGGGCTAGCCACATATTGCTCCGTTGGGATAACGAAACTCCGGCAGCAAAAGCAGCCGCCAAAGCCAAAGCGCAAGGTGTATTAAATCAGATTAAAGCTGGTGCCGACTTTGCCCTGATGGCTCGTCAATTTGGCACGGATGGCACGGCTTCGGTTGGTGGTGATTTAGGTTATTTCTCGGCGGGTGCCATGGTTGCTCCTTTTGAAAAAGCCGTGTTTGACGCGAAAACGCCTGGTTTATTACCAAACTTAGTAGAAACGCAATTTGGTTACCACATTGTAAAAGTAACCGCTACTAAAACTAACCGCTCTTATCAGATTGCTACGGTTCAACGGGCTATTACACCAAGCGAAACTACCCGTGATTTAGCTTTCAAAAGAGCCGATCAGATTCAGGGCGAAAGTAAAAGCGCCGAAGATTTCCGGAAGAACATTGCCAAAGATAAAACATTAACCAAAGCCGAAGCTAAGTCAATTAAAGTGAGCGACCGCGCCGTTAACACCTTGGCCAATGCACGAGAAATAGTAAGATGGGCCTTTAACGATAAAACAGATGTAGGTACTATTTCACCGGTTTTTGAAGTAGATGATCAATCTGTAGTGGCGCTTTTAACCGGCAAAAACCCAAAAGGTTATGCTGCTATTAAAGACATTAAAGCAGAGCTAACTGTTGCCGTACGTAACGAAATAAAAAGCAAACAAATCACCGACAAATTGAAAGGCATGAGTGGCAGCTTAGAGCAAATCGCTGCGAAATATGGGGCTGGTGCTACTGTTCAGTCGGCGAACGATGTAACTTTTGCGGCTGGTAGCATCAATGGTTTAGGCACCGAGCCCGAAATTGTAGGCCAGGCCTTTGGGTTAAAACCAGGTAAGCGTTCTGCTCCTATTGCGGGCCAAAGCGGTGTAGTTCTGATGGAAGTAACTGGCATCAACAAAACGCCAGGAGCGCAGGATATAGCTGCGGCCCGGAAGCAATTAGAAACAAATCGTGGCGCCCAGATAGAAGGAGGTACTTATCAGTACATCCGTGAACAAGCCAATATAAAAGACGAACGTGTTAAATTCTTTTAA
- a CDS encoding pseudouridine synthase — protein sequence MATDFNKEGSGKFNSRNKFTGRSSNDSDNNSRFKGKPAKFNNEGKKVFNRSERFDRNTDSSGERRPYGDRPDRSGPREPYQNRGNQDNKRFGGFKSNEKFKKSGPFSGKSNFSREEDVAPKRSMRFDESGENNREDYRPARPYNANRNFNTENRFRKSPFGDVPKGKAGERNRSFKPEKEAYRQKLREEGNSPEDRFNKDYKPYNRSRVEGDSEQRPVNRFNRDTPNADQKPFDRNRSDDRRPYGGNREQASNRKPYDHNRSEGSNDRKPFNRSRENDNSDRSSFQRPRDNNRPRRDDFAKKSFPRRDNEHNNRQSFRRNEEGPREAPDYDLRRYGSRDRAKSNTENQEDTGIRLNRYIANAGVCSRREADTLIAAGEIKVNGEVITEMGYVVKPEDTVQYGKKRLNREKMVYVILNKPKDFITTTEDPEGRKTVMDLVANASKERIFPVGRLDRNTTGLLLFTNDGELAQKLTHPSHKNSKIYQVELDKPLTRTDFEKIQAGLELEDGKAEVDDLAMIGDTGKFVGIEIHIGKNRIVRRIFEHLGYEVVSLDRVQYAGLTKKDLPRGKWRFLNEKEVIRLKYFL from the coding sequence ATGGCAACTGATTTTAATAAAGAAGGATCTGGTAAATTTAATTCCCGGAATAAATTTACCGGACGTTCCTCTAACGATTCCGATAATAACTCCCGGTTTAAAGGTAAACCAGCAAAATTTAACAACGAAGGCAAAAAGGTCTTCAATCGTTCCGAACGCTTTGATCGTAATACGGATAGTTCCGGTGAAAGACGCCCTTACGGAGACAGGCCAGATCGCAGTGGCCCTCGGGAACCTTACCAAAATCGCGGCAATCAAGACAATAAACGTTTTGGTGGATTTAAATCGAACGAAAAATTTAAAAAATCAGGTCCTTTTTCCGGTAAAAGCAACTTCTCCCGCGAAGAAGATGTAGCGCCTAAACGCAGTATGCGTTTTGATGAAAGTGGTGAAAATAACCGCGAAGATTACAGGCCGGCGCGGCCGTATAATGCAAACCGCAATTTTAATACGGAAAACCGGTTTCGCAAATCACCTTTTGGCGATGTACCTAAAGGCAAGGCAGGAGAACGCAATCGCTCTTTTAAACCTGAAAAGGAAGCTTATCGACAAAAATTACGGGAAGAAGGTAACAGCCCGGAAGACCGTTTTAATAAAGATTACAAACCATACAACCGTAGCCGGGTAGAAGGTGACTCGGAGCAAAGACCAGTTAACCGGTTTAATCGAGATACACCTAACGCTGACCAAAAACCATTTGATCGTAACCGGAGCGATGATCGCAGACCCTATGGAGGAAACCGGGAGCAAGCAAGCAACCGGAAGCCATATGACCATAATCGTAGTGAAGGTAGCAATGACCGGAAACCATTTAATCGGAGCCGGGAAAATGATAATTCCGATCGGTCTTCTTTCCAACGTCCCCGGGACAATAATCGGCCTCGCCGGGACGATTTTGCAAAAAAATCTTTTCCCAGAAGAGATAACGAACATAATAACCGACAATCTTTCCGACGAAACGAAGAAGGTCCGAGGGAAGCACCGGATTACGACCTACGCCGCTATGGCAGCCGGGATCGGGCGAAAAGCAACACAGAAAACCAAGAAGATACGGGCATTCGCCTGAACCGGTACATTGCTAATGCTGGTGTTTGCTCCCGGCGCGAAGCGGATACCCTTATTGCGGCCGGTGAAATTAAAGTGAATGGCGAAGTAATTACCGAAATGGGTTACGTGGTAAAGCCGGAAGATACCGTGCAATACGGTAAAAAAAGGTTAAACCGCGAAAAAATGGTGTATGTAATACTAAATAAACCCAAAGACTTTATTACTACCACCGAAGACCCGGAAGGGCGCAAAACAGTAATGGATTTAGTTGCAAATGCTTCTAAAGAACGTATTTTCCCGGTGGGTCGCTTAGATAGAAATACCACTGGCTTGTTGCTGTTTACGAACGATGGTGAATTAGCTCAAAAACTGACGCATCCTTCCCACAAAAATTCTAAAATTTACCAGGTAGAGCTAGATAAGCCTCTCACCAGAACTGATTTTGAAAAAATTCAGGCTGGTTTGGAATTGGAAGATGGTAAAGCCGAAGTAGATGATCTAGCCATGATAGGTGATACCGGTAAATTTGTGGGTATTGAAATTCATATTGGTAAAAACCGGATTGTGCGTCGGATTTTTGAACATTTGGGTTATGAAGTAGTTTCTCTGGACCGGGTGCAATATGCGGGCCTGACTAAAAAAGATTTGCCGCGGGGAAAATGGCGGTTCTTAAACGAGAAAGAAGTTATTAGACTAAAATATTTCTTGTAA
- the scpB gene encoding SMC-Scp complex subunit ScpB translates to MEVLQNYIQAIIFCSSSPVAIEELQKCLSETLQQEITISDVLESIETMNQRFAEASFAFQIYAIGGGYQFLTKPDYQEAIGLFLKQKSKRKLSVSALETLAIIAYKQPIAKSGIEQIRGVSCDYAIQKLLEKELIQIKGKADTIGRPLIYGTTQKFMEYFGINHLKDLPQLKDFVSEENIIGEISDN, encoded by the coding sequence TTGGAAGTCTTACAAAACTATATACAGGCTATTATCTTCTGTTCCTCGTCGCCGGTAGCGATAGAGGAGTTGCAGAAATGTCTTTCAGAAACGTTGCAGCAGGAAATTACCATCAGCGATGTTTTAGAAAGTATCGAAACGATGAATCAGCGATTCGCCGAGGCATCGTTTGCTTTTCAGATTTATGCTATTGGTGGTGGATACCAGTTTTTAACGAAACCAGATTACCAGGAAGCCATTGGGTTATTTCTAAAACAAAAATCAAAACGTAAACTTTCGGTTTCTGCTCTGGAAACTTTGGCTATCATAGCTTACAAACAGCCTATTGCTAAGTCTGGTATTGAACAGATCCGGGGAGTAAGCTGTGACTATGCTATCCAGAAACTATTGGAGAAAGAATTAATTCAGATTAAAGGAAAAGCCGACACCATTGGCCGGCCTTTGATTTACGGCACTACCCAAAAGTTCATGGAATATTTTGGTATTAATCATTTGAAGGACCTTCCTCAATTAAAAGATTTTGTATCCGAAGAAAATATCATCGGCGAAATTTCAGATAACTAA
- a CDS encoding transposase translates to MQSCYQRLTDSQWEVMKESLPTQRKRQHSLREIVDAILWYLRVGSQWRNLPASFPKWALVYYYFHQWQADGTLAKRNWHLNIWERKRRKKEDSPSLWCIDSQSIKVAPFVSQQTGIDGNKKVNGRKGT, encoded by the coding sequence ATGCAATCCTGTTACCAGCGACTCACTGACTCGCAGTGGGAAGTTATGAAAGAATCTCTGCCCACACAACGAAAACGCCAACATTCGTTGCGGGAAATAGTCGATGCTATTCTCTGGTATCTGCGAGTAGGTAGCCAGTGGCGAAACTTACCAGCGAGTTTCCCTAAGTGGGCGTTGGTGTACTATTATTTTCACCAGTGGCAAGCGGATGGAACCCTGGCAAAACGCAACTGGCATTTGAATATCTGGGAACGGAAAAGGAGAAAGAAAGAAGACTCCCCCAGTTTATGGTGTATTGATTCGCAGTCGATTAAAGTAGCACCGTTCGTTAGTCAACAGACTGGTATAGACGGCAATAAAAAGGTTAATGGCCGTAAGGGCACGTAA
- a CDS encoding PorV/PorQ family protein — translation MALLGSIATAQAQNLGNSPFSAFGVGDVNESTGSVRSFGMGNVGVGTPASAYINSSNPALLYYNNRVTFELGLGAQAKILSDEVGEQRDADGSLNYLALALPISKRWSTAVGLRPYSTINYEYTSEGTVAGDATTKTRNSYTGNGNLSEVFFGHGIRIAKRLNLGVSASYLFGLVERESGSQLINATDASLSAEQLVINERTNYNGFQFKGALAYRQPLKDKWSLNLGTVYTIGSDLNTKKRTVQERRLSNDLVLGQNYLGDSITTTTRLPQGIQFGLSVDNGQSLVIGADFSAQKWSEFKSGVSTDKLADTYRIGIGAEYIPNPVSVNSYFQRVAYRAGFSVGKTPLELNGKQVNDVSLHWGFTLPIGGSPRPPEYTQSLLNLGFAVGRRGNGESNTLQENYFRVQLGFSLNSNWFIKPKID, via the coding sequence ATGGCTCTATTAGGGAGTATAGCAACGGCGCAAGCGCAAAACTTAGGCAATTCTCCTTTTTCCGCGTTCGGCGTTGGCGATGTTAACGAGAGCACAGGTTCGGTACGTAGTTTTGGGATGGGCAATGTAGGGGTAGGTACCCCCGCCAGTGCGTATATAAACAGCTCTAATCCAGCTTTATTATATTACAATAACCGGGTTACGTTTGAGTTGGGTTTAGGTGCGCAAGCTAAAATATTATCTGATGAAGTAGGTGAACAGCGCGATGCAGACGGTAGTTTAAATTATTTAGCTCTGGCTCTACCCATATCTAAGCGTTGGAGCACGGCGGTAGGTTTACGCCCTTATTCTACCATCAACTACGAGTACACTTCCGAAGGTACCGTGGCTGGCGATGCTACTACCAAAACCCGGAATAGCTATACGGGTAATGGTAACCTGTCAGAAGTATTTTTTGGGCATGGTATCCGGATTGCTAAACGCCTTAATTTAGGTGTTTCTGCCTCTTATTTATTTGGCCTAGTAGAGCGGGAATCTGGGTCACAGTTAATAAATGCTACGGATGCTAGCTTATCAGCAGAACAATTGGTTATTAACGAACGCACGAATTACAATGGTTTTCAATTTAAAGGAGCATTGGCTTACCGGCAACCGCTTAAAGATAAATGGAGTTTGAATCTTGGTACGGTATATACCATAGGCAGCGATCTTAACACAAAGAAAAGAACCGTACAAGAGCGTCGCCTTTCTAATGATTTAGTTTTAGGGCAGAATTACCTGGGCGATAGCATTACTACCACCACGCGACTACCACAGGGAATTCAGTTTGGATTGAGCGTAGATAACGGGCAGTCTTTGGTAATTGGCGCAGATTTTAGTGCTCAAAAATGGTCGGAGTTTAAAAGTGGGGTGAGTACCGATAAATTAGCCGATACCTACCGAATAGGCATTGGCGCGGAGTACATTCCTAATCCGGTTTCGGTGAATTCTTATTTTCAGCGAGTAGCCTATCGGGCAGGCTTTAGCGTTGGTAAAACCCCTTTAGAACTCAACGGCAAACAAGTAAACGATGTATCATTACACTGGGGCTTTACCCTGCCTATTGGCGGATCTCCCCGGCCACCGGAATATACGCAATCTTTACTGAATCTGGGCTTTGCGGTTGGGCGGCGCGGCAATGGCGAAAGTAATACCTTGCAGGAAAACTATTTCCGGGTGCAATTAGGCTTCTCTCTTAACAGCAACTGGTTTATTAAACCAAAGATTGATTAG